A part of Antechinus flavipes isolate AdamAnt ecotype Samford, QLD, Australia chromosome 6, AdamAnt_v2, whole genome shotgun sequence genomic DNA contains:
- the LOC127541219 gene encoding charged multivesicular body protein 1b-1-like, giving the protein MSAMEKHLFNLKFAAKELSRSAKKCEKEEKAEKAKIKKAIQKGNTEVARIHAENAIRQKNQGVNFLRLSARVDAVAARVQTAVTMGKVTKSLAGVVKSMDVALRSMNLEKISALMDKFEHQFETLDVQTQQMEDTMSNTTTLTTPQGQVDLLLQEMADEAGLDLNMELPQGQTGSVATVASAEQDELSQRLARLRDQV; this is encoded by the coding sequence ATGTCGGCCATGGAGAAACACCTCTTCAACCTCAAATTTGCCGCCAAGGAGCTCAGCAGGAGCGCCAAGAAGtgtgagaaggaggagaaggccGAGAAGGCCAAGATTAAGAAGGCTATCCAAAAAGGTAACACGGAGGTGGCGCGCATCCACGCAGAGAATGCCATCCGCCAGAAGAACCAGGGCGTCAATTTCTTGAGGTTGAGCGCCCGCGTGGACGCTGTAGCTGCCCGAGTGCAGACGGCCGTGACCATGGGCAAAGTCACCAAGTCCCTGGCCGGCGTGGTGAAGTCCATGGACGTGGCGCTGAGGAGCATGAACCTGGAGAAAATCTCGGCCCTCATGGACAAATTCGAGCACCAGTTCGAGACCCTGGACGTCCAGACGCAGCAGATGGAAGACACAATGAGCAATACCACCACTCTGACCACGCCGCAAGGCCAAGTGGACCTGCTGCTCCAGGAGATGGCCGATGAAGCCGGCCTGGATCTCAACATGGAGTTACCCCAGGGGCAGACGGGCTCTGTGGCCACGGTCGCCTCGGCCGAGCAGGATGAACTGTCCCAGAGACTGGCTCGTCTGCGCGATCAAGTGTGA